One genomic region from Vicia villosa cultivar HV-30 ecotype Madison, WI unplaced genomic scaffold, Vvil1.0 ctg.001069F_1_1, whole genome shotgun sequence encodes:
- the LOC131633105 gene encoding uncharacterized protein LOC131633105 gives MNIFHTNFFISKPNEDYENTSLLLNFVSEKQVTEDSLSKLSGDRFEDMVIMDWPPPFEEDHANMLMLGSSSVNGIICLYQDYSDGTPIVLWNPATKETKVLPPSFQLYNGKIEFNPPPSAFGYDCVTHDYKVLRNVLFLPEDSPYAFSKGSWLFLPEKDSPLWELLMDDDHKFWSEEYIDPHPFWEIYSLKSNNWRKLNHIDTPLPFTTCRSLVNSNELCHFLEGGDKMFSFDFSNEKFIQTVLPSDSNFKYHSENQHLLILNESVAFTCYDCENNFHIWILGKLSVKESWTKVLTIGPGNDLSYSIIGAWKSHILLSVYPKIARYNLSTRNFEEFDFYIWKVIIYKEVLSSMERMKN, from the coding sequence ATGAACATCTTCCACACAAATTTCTTCATATCCAAACCTAATGAGGATTACGAAAACACCTCTCTTCTCTTAAATTTTGTAAGCGAAAAACAAGTCACCGAAGACTCTTTGTCGAAGCTTTCCGGTGATAGGTTTGAAGATATGGTTATAATGGATTGGCCACCTCCTTTTGAAGAGGATCATGCAAATATGCTGATGTTAGGTTCTTCCAGTGTTAATGGAATTATTTGTCTCTACCAAGATTATAGTGATGGAACACCAATTGTATTATGGAACCCTGCTACTAAGGAAACCAAGGTCCTTCCTCCTAGCTTTCAATTATATAACGGGAAAATTGAGTTTAACCCTCCTCCTAGTGCATTTGGTTATGATTGTGTTACACATGACTACAAAGTGCTTCGGAATGTTTTGTTTTTACCTGAAGACTCTCCGTATGCATTTTCTAAAGGTTCGTGGTTGTTTTTGCCTGAGAAGGATAGTCCTCTTTGGGAGCTTTTAATGGATGACGATCACAAGTTTTGGTCGGAGGAATATATTGACCCACACCCTTTCTGGGAGATATATAGCCTAAAAAGTAATAATTGGAGAAAACTCAATCACATTGATACGCCATTGCCTTTTACGACATGTCGTTCTCTGGTGAACTCAAATGAATTGTGCCATTTTTTGGAGGGCGGGGATAAAATGTTTTCGTTTGACTTTAGCAATGAGAAGTTCATTCAAACAGTTTTACCCTCAGATTCAAATTTCAAGTATCATTCTGAGAACCAACACCTCCTGATTTTAAATGAGTCAGTTGCTTTCACTTGTTATGATTGCGAAAATAATTTTCATATATGGATTTTGGGCAAACTCAGTGTAAAAGAATCATGGACTAAAGTCTTAACTATAGGACCCGGAAATGACCTTAGTTATTCTATTATTGGAGCATGGAAGAGCCATATATTACTCTCAGTTTATCCTAAGATAGCCCGGTATAATTTAAGTACCCGAAATTTTGAGGAATTTGACTTTTACATATGGAAAGTTATAATTTACAAGGAAGTTCTTAGTTCTATGGAAAGAATGAAAAATTGA